A genomic window from Dechloromonas sp. A34 includes:
- the pyrH gene encoding UMP kinase codes for MTAPQYKRILLKLSGEALMGNDAYGINPQTIATIVGEIKAVADMGVEIGVVIGGGNIFRGMAGTATGMDRATADYMGMLATVMNAMALSDAMRQGGLNARVQSALNIEQVVEPYIRGKAIRYLEEGKIVIFGAGTGNPFFTTDTAAALRGSEIGAEIVLKATKVDGIYTADPKKDPAATRFDRISFNEAISQNLAVMDATAFALCRDQKLPINVFSIFKAGALKRVVCGEDEGTLVYC; via the coding sequence ATGACCGCACCCCAGTACAAGCGAATTCTCCTGAAACTCTCCGGCGAGGCCCTGATGGGCAACGACGCCTACGGCATCAATCCGCAGACCATCGCGACGATTGTTGGAGAGATTAAGGCGGTCGCCGACATGGGTGTGGAAATCGGTGTCGTGATCGGCGGTGGCAACATCTTCCGCGGCATGGCCGGTACGGCCACCGGAATGGATAGAGCCACTGCAGATTACATGGGCATGTTGGCCACGGTGATGAATGCCATGGCCCTGTCCGATGCCATGCGCCAGGGCGGTCTGAATGCCCGTGTGCAGTCGGCATTGAATATCGAGCAGGTGGTCGAGCCCTACATTCGCGGCAAGGCCATCCGCTACCTGGAAGAAGGCAAGATCGTGATCTTCGGAGCCGGTACCGGCAACCCGTTTTTCACGACTGACACCGCTGCAGCATTGCGCGGTTCGGAAATCGGCGCCGAGATCGTCCTCAAGGCGACCAAAGTCGATGGTATCTACACGGCCGATCCCAAGAAGGATCCGGCGGCGACACGCTTTGACCGGATCAGCTTCAATGAAGCGATCTCCCAGAATCTGGCGGTGATGGATGCGACCGCTTTCGCGCTTTGTCGCGATCAAAAATTGCCGATCAATGTGTTTTCGATTTTCAAGGCCGGTGCGCTGAAGCGCGTGGTCTGCGGTGAAGACGAAGGCACGCTGGTCTATTGCTGA
- the frr gene encoding ribosome recycling factor, producing MIPELKKTAESKMQKTLDALKNDLQKVRTGRAHIGLLDHVQVDYYGSMVPVNQVANITLVDARTIGVQPWEKPMLQKVEKAIRDCDLGLNPASQGDLIRVPMPALTEERRKEMTKIVKNEGEGAKVAIRNLRRDAIAHLKDALKKGEIPEDDERKAQDDIQKLTDKFIVEVDKMLAVKEAELMQV from the coding sequence ATGATTCCGGAACTGAAAAAAACAGCCGAAAGCAAGATGCAAAAAACGCTGGATGCCCTGAAGAACGATCTTCAGAAAGTCCGTACCGGCCGGGCTCATATCGGCCTGCTCGACCATGTTCAGGTCGACTATTACGGCTCCATGGTGCCGGTCAATCAGGTGGCCAATATCACCCTGGTCGATGCCCGCACCATCGGCGTCCAGCCTTGGGAGAAACCCATGCTGCAAAAGGTCGAGAAGGCGATTCGTGATTGCGACCTCGGCCTGAATCCGGCCTCGCAGGGCGACCTGATTCGCGTGCCGATGCCGGCACTGACCGAAGAGCGGCGCAAGGAAATGACCAAGATCGTCAAGAATGAAGGCGAAGGTGCCAAGGTCGCCATTCGCAATCTGCGGCGTGACGCCATTGCGCATCTGAAGGACGCCCTGAAAAAGGGCGAAATTCCGGAAGACGACGAGCGCAAGGCACAGGACGATATTCAGAAGCTGACAGACAAATTCATCGTCGAAGTCGACAAGATGCTCGCCGTCAAAGAGGCCGAGCTGATGCAGGTTTGA
- the uppS gene encoding polyprenyl diphosphate synthase — protein sequence MALFSSSTRQVPPAAAVPRHVAVIMDGNGRWAKKRFLPRVAGHVKGVELVREMVRACLERGVQYLTLFAFSSENWRRPQEEVSLLMQLFVKALEQEVEKLDRNGVRLRVVGELSAFEPRLQQLIRQAESQTAGNTRLDLTIAANYGGRWDIMQAMNRMLEAQPEKREGWNEADLEPHLAMSFAPEPDLFIRTGGEERISNFLLWQLAYTELFFTPTLWPDFDTVEFDKAIASFQQRERRFGRTSEQIAEKPNA from the coding sequence ATGGCACTTTTTTCGAGTTCAACGCGACAGGTTCCCCCGGCGGCAGCTGTGCCCCGTCACGTCGCCGTCATTATGGACGGCAACGGTCGCTGGGCCAAAAAACGCTTCCTGCCGCGTGTCGCAGGGCATGTCAAAGGCGTCGAACTGGTGCGCGAAATGGTTCGCGCCTGTCTTGAGCGCGGCGTCCAGTACCTGACCCTGTTCGCGTTTTCTTCCGAAAACTGGCGACGGCCGCAGGAAGAGGTTTCCCTGCTCATGCAGTTGTTCGTCAAGGCGCTGGAGCAAGAGGTCGAGAAGCTTGACCGTAATGGTGTTCGCTTGCGCGTGGTCGGCGAACTGTCGGCTTTCGAGCCGCGCCTGCAGCAATTGATACGCCAGGCGGAAAGTCAGACTGCCGGCAATACCCGTCTCGATTTGACCATTGCCGCCAACTATGGCGGCCGCTGGGACATCATGCAGGCGATGAACCGGATGCTCGAGGCGCAGCCAGAAAAGCGCGAAGGCTGGAACGAAGCCGATCTCGAACCGCATCTGGCGATGAGTTTTGCACCGGAACCGGATCTGTTCATCCGTACTGGCGGCGAGGAGCGCATCAGCAATTTCCTGCTCTGGCAACTGGCTTATACCGAACTCTTTTTCACGCCGACGCTGTGGCCGGATTTCGACACGGTGGAGTTTGACAAAGCGATCGCCTCCTTCCAGCAGCGCGAGCGCCGTTTTGGACGGACCAGCGAGCAGATCGCGGAAAAGCCGAATGCTTAA
- a CDS encoding phosphatidate cytidylyltransferase gives MLKTRVITALVLVALLLPALFFLPQNYWALLVAAFIGIAGWEWGALLGWRATGRVTLGLVTALICAVASLIDPVAIGSAGLGGLAVSWVLAAYGVAAIFWCLVMPFWLQKKWALAGPIGLLVGAVVLLPTWLAMVQLRVLGPGVLLGIFAVVWMADIAAYFSGKAFGKHKLAPSISPGKTREGALGAVVGVVVYGLVVRQIFGLDILPLPMWIVALIAVTVISIVGDLYESLLKRKAGIKDSSNILPGHGGVLDRIDSLTSTLPVVALLWLLLIHPPT, from the coding sequence ATGCTTAAGACGCGCGTTATTACCGCGCTGGTCCTGGTTGCCCTGCTGCTGCCTGCACTTTTCTTTCTGCCACAGAATTACTGGGCACTGCTGGTCGCCGCCTTCATCGGCATTGCCGGCTGGGAGTGGGGGGCATTGCTGGGCTGGCGTGCGACGGGCCGGGTGACGCTAGGTCTGGTTACTGCGCTAATCTGTGCCGTCGCCTCGCTCATTGATCCCGTAGCCATCGGCAGCGCAGGCCTTGGCGGCCTGGCGGTTAGTTGGGTGCTGGCGGCGTATGGCGTAGCGGCGATTTTCTGGTGCCTGGTCATGCCTTTCTGGCTGCAGAAAAAATGGGCGCTGGCCGGTCCGATCGGTCTTCTGGTCGGCGCCGTGGTTTTGCTGCCGACCTGGCTGGCCATGGTCCAATTGCGTGTGCTCGGCCCCGGTGTGCTGCTCGGTATCTTCGCAGTCGTCTGGATGGCGGATATCGCCGCCTATTTTTCCGGCAAGGCTTTTGGCAAGCACAAGCTGGCGCCCTCGATCAGCCCGGGGAAAACCCGCGAAGGGGCACTTGGCGCGGTGGTCGGTGTGGTGGTTTATGGCCTGGTTGTCCGGCAAATATTCGGGCTGGACATCCTTCCCCTGCCCATGTGGATCGTTGCGCTGATCGCTGTGACGGTGATCAGCATCGTTGGCGATCTCTATGAGTCGCTGTTGAAACGCAAGGCCGGGATCAAGGACAGCAGCAATATTCTGCCGGGACATGGCGGCGTCCTTGACCGCATCGACAGCCTGACTTCGACCCTGCCAGTTGTCGCGCTGCTCTGGCTGCTCTTGATTCATCCCCCGACATGA
- the ispC gene encoding 1-deoxy-D-xylulose-5-phosphate reductoisomerase → MKVQNVTVLGCTGSIGVSTLDIIRRHPDCYQAFALCAHSQLDKLFEQCLEFRPRFAVLRDVQLAGRLAERCRQAGLDTEVRHGVEALVELSSLPEVDSVMAAIVGAAGLEPTLAAARAGKKVMLANKEVLVMAGELFMQAVREHGATLLPVDSEHNAIFQSLPADFARGLAACGVRKIFLTASGGPFRNTPLSELCEVTPEAACAHPNWVMGRKISVDSATMMNKGLEVIEAHWLFAAPPEMIQVVVHPQSVMHSAVQYVDGSVLAQLGNPDMRTPIAYAMAYPERIDAGVESLDLFKIARLDFSAPDFARFRCLQLAYDVLCEGGTASAILNAANEVAVAAFLERQLPFLGIAQLNEAVLTALPAGPEGSLGDVLAADAEARRVAGQMIRERRFA, encoded by the coding sequence ATGAAAGTCCAGAACGTCACGGTACTGGGTTGCACCGGTTCGATCGGTGTCAGCACGCTGGATATCATCCGGCGTCATCCCGATTGCTATCAGGCTTTCGCACTCTGTGCCCACAGCCAGCTCGACAAATTGTTCGAGCAGTGCCTCGAGTTTCGTCCGCGTTTCGCCGTCTTGCGCGATGTGCAACTGGCCGGCCGGTTGGCCGAACGCTGTCGTCAGGCCGGTCTCGATACCGAAGTGCGCCATGGTGTTGAGGCACTGGTCGAGTTGTCTTCGTTGCCCGAAGTCGATTCGGTGATGGCTGCCATCGTCGGCGCCGCCGGTCTTGAACCGACCCTGGCCGCAGCCAGGGCTGGCAAGAAGGTGATGCTGGCCAACAAGGAAGTGCTCGTCATGGCTGGCGAGTTGTTCATGCAGGCGGTTCGGGAGCATGGCGCGACGCTGTTGCCGGTGGACAGCGAGCACAATGCCATTTTCCAGTCCTTGCCGGCCGATTTTGCTCGAGGCTTGGCGGCGTGTGGGGTACGGAAAATCTTCCTCACGGCATCCGGCGGGCCGTTCCGCAACACACCGTTGTCGGAACTCTGCGAAGTGACGCCCGAGGCCGCCTGTGCCCATCCCAACTGGGTGATGGGGCGCAAGATATCGGTCGATTCAGCGACCATGATGAACAAGGGGCTGGAGGTGATCGAGGCGCACTGGCTTTTCGCCGCACCGCCGGAAATGATCCAAGTGGTGGTTCACCCGCAGAGCGTCATGCATTCGGCGGTCCAATATGTTGATGGCTCGGTGTTGGCCCAACTGGGCAATCCGGACATGCGGACGCCGATTGCCTATGCGATGGCCTACCCGGAGCGCATCGATGCCGGGGTTGAGTCGCTGGATCTGTTCAAAATTGCTCGCCTGGATTTTTCGGCGCCGGACTTCGCGCGTTTTCGTTGTCTGCAACTCGCCTACGATGTTTTGTGCGAGGGGGGGACGGCCTCGGCGATTCTCAATGCGGCCAATGAAGTCGCGGTGGCGGCATTTCTCGAACGTCAGCTGCCTTTTTTGGGCATCGCCCAGCTCAATGAAGCGGTGCTGACAGCGCTGCCAGCGGGGCCGGAAGGTAGTCTGGGCGATGTTCTGGCGGCCGATGCCGAGGCGCGTCGCGTGGCCGGGCAAATGATACGGGAACGTCGTTTCGCGTGA
- the rseP gene encoding RIP metalloprotease RseP, translating into MSELPFYLAAFVVVLGVLIVVHEYGHYAVARLCGVKVLRFSIGFGRVLWQKRLGRDQTEWAVSIFPLGGYVKMLDEREGEVLPEEAHRAFNRQSVGKRSLIVVAGPLANFALAILLYWAVFMLGSEELMPILGTPPAGTPAAMASISNGEQVRAVDGQPVSTWNDLRWLLLQKAVEQESTELEVVNERNEIAVRRLYLAAAGEQGWEGDALERLGIGFYRPNLPAVLGKVVAGGPGERAGLQVGDHVLAVDGRPIAAWHELVLIIRDATERSLHLELERQGQALAVDVIPEGHPERGRLVGKIGVAVADDGQFRREVRTFVRYGFFEAGGKALKETWDKSAFSLVMMGKMLTGEVSLKNLSGPVTIADYAGQSAKLGFDYYIKFMALVSISLGVLNLLPIPVLDGGHLLYHMIEVVRRRPLTERAMGIAQQVGVSILFVLMAFAFFNDLNRLFFG; encoded by the coding sequence GTGAGCGAACTTCCATTCTATCTCGCCGCTTTCGTGGTGGTGCTCGGAGTCCTGATCGTTGTCCACGAATATGGACACTATGCGGTAGCGCGTTTGTGCGGCGTCAAAGTGCTGCGTTTCTCGATCGGCTTCGGGCGGGTCCTCTGGCAGAAACGTCTGGGCCGTGACCAGACCGAATGGGCGGTCAGCATTTTTCCGCTCGGTGGCTACGTCAAGATGCTGGACGAACGCGAGGGCGAGGTATTGCCTGAAGAGGCGCATCGCGCCTTCAATCGACAATCGGTTGGCAAGCGCAGTCTGATTGTGGTGGCCGGGCCGCTGGCCAATTTTGCCTTGGCCATTCTGCTCTACTGGGCTGTATTCATGCTGGGCAGCGAAGAGTTGATGCCCATCCTCGGTACGCCACCTGCCGGAACGCCGGCAGCGATGGCCTCGATCAGCAATGGCGAGCAGGTCAGGGCGGTCGATGGTCAACCGGTTTCCACCTGGAACGACCTGCGCTGGCTGCTGTTGCAGAAGGCGGTCGAGCAGGAGAGCACCGAGCTGGAGGTTGTCAACGAGCGAAACGAAATTGCCGTCCGCCGTCTTTACCTGGCTGCGGCTGGCGAACAGGGTTGGGAAGGCGACGCACTGGAACGTCTCGGGATCGGCTTCTATCGTCCTAATCTCCCCGCGGTACTCGGCAAGGTTGTTGCAGGCGGCCCCGGTGAGCGGGCTGGTCTGCAAGTGGGGGATCATGTGCTGGCGGTGGATGGACGGCCGATAGCTGCCTGGCATGAACTGGTATTGATTATTCGCGATGCTACAGAGCGTTCACTGCATCTTGAACTGGAGCGGCAGGGGCAGGCTCTTGCGGTCGATGTGATTCCTGAAGGCCATCCCGAGCGCGGCCGGTTGGTCGGCAAGATCGGCGTGGCGGTTGCGGACGACGGTCAATTTCGCCGCGAAGTGAGGACCTTTGTCCGCTACGGTTTCTTCGAGGCAGGGGGCAAAGCCTTGAAGGAAACCTGGGATAAATCAGCATTCAGTCTCGTCATGATGGGCAAGATGCTGACTGGCGAAGTGTCATTGAAAAACCTCTCCGGCCCGGTGACGATTGCCGACTATGCAGGGCAATCTGCAAAACTTGGATTCGATTACTACATTAAGTTTATGGCGCTGGTCAGCATCAGCCTCGGGGTCCTGAATCTGCTGCCTATCCCGGTGCTGGATGGTGGGCATTTGCTGTATCATATGATCGAAGTCGTCAGACGACGGCCCCTTACAGAGCGGGCCATGGGAATCGCACAGCAAGTTGGCGTTTCCATATTATTCGTCTTGATGGCTTTCGCCTTTTTTAACGACTTGAATCGCCTGTTCTTCGGCTGA
- the bamA gene encoding outer membrane protein assembly factor BamA, producing the protein MNKSLLSVLIASVFAAPALAFEPFAVKDIRVEGIQRTEAGTVFSYLPVKVGDTLNDEKAAQSIKALFATGFFKDVRIEVDQNVMVVVVQERPAIAKLDFIGMKEFEKDVIVKALKETGIAEGRIFDRALLEKAEQELKRQYLTRGKYGVNITTTVTPLERNRVGINFNVEEGVAARIKQINLVGTKAFNDKELLSQFELTTPGWLTWYTKNDQYSRQKLSADLEKLKSFYMNQGYLEFSVESTQVSISPDKQDVYITINVSEGDRYQVSSVKLAGDFTISEDELRKLVLVKPGDVFSRERLNESTKAIGDRLGKEGYAFANVNAAPEIDKEKRKVAFTIFVDPGKRVYVRRINVSGNTKTRDEVIRREIRQMEGGWYDADRVTVSKQRIDRLGFFTDVIVETPAVPGTADQLDVNLKVTEKPTGNLMLGLGTSSTDKVILSGSIAQNNFLGSGNNVSIQVNSAKSYRTYVFSYTNPYFTPDGVSQGFDVYHRTVNTSSTAIAYYSSASTGGGIRFGFPIGEKQSLGLGLGVDFTEITVYPDSPKYYQDFVSDFGDSNLSVPLSLNWASDGKDSFFFPTKGTFQKAGIEVAVPGGDLTYYRANYQLQHFIPLNTKFTLMLNGELGYADGYGGKGLPFYKNFYAGGVSSVRGYKASSLGPITEDFRIGGNRRVVGNAELLWSIPGMEKSLRMGWFFDAGQVYGKGQNIALGDLRYSTGLSAAWISPIGPLKFSFGLPLNKQDNDKSESFQFQLGTTF; encoded by the coding sequence ATGAATAAATCCCTGTTGTCTGTCCTGATCGCCAGTGTTTTCGCCGCACCCGCGCTGGCCTTCGAGCCTTTTGCGGTCAAGGATATCCGGGTTGAGGGAATTCAGCGCACCGAAGCCGGGACGGTGTTCAGCTACCTGCCGGTCAAGGTCGGCGATACGCTGAATGACGAAAAGGCCGCGCAATCGATCAAGGCGCTATTTGCCACCGGGTTCTTCAAGGATGTCCGGATTGAGGTCGACCAGAATGTGATGGTCGTTGTGGTTCAGGAGCGCCCGGCCATTGCCAAGCTCGATTTCATCGGCATGAAGGAATTCGAGAAAGATGTCATCGTCAAGGCGCTCAAGGAAACCGGAATTGCCGAAGGCCGCATCTTCGACCGTGCCCTGCTGGAGAAGGCCGAGCAGGAGCTCAAGCGCCAATACCTGACGCGCGGCAAATACGGCGTCAATATCACGACTACCGTAACGCCGCTGGAACGCAACCGGGTCGGTATCAATTTCAACGTTGAAGAAGGCGTGGCCGCCAGGATCAAGCAGATCAATCTGGTCGGTACCAAGGCGTTCAACGACAAGGAATTGTTGAGTCAGTTCGAACTGACGACACCTGGTTGGCTGACCTGGTATACCAAGAATGACCAGTATTCCCGACAAAAGCTTTCGGCTGATCTGGAGAAGCTGAAATCGTTCTACATGAATCAGGGTTATCTGGAATTCAGTGTCGAATCGACCCAGGTTTCCATTTCTCCCGATAAGCAGGATGTTTACATCACGATCAATGTGAGTGAGGGGGATCGTTATCAGGTTTCCTCAGTCAAGCTGGCCGGTGATTTCACGATTTCCGAGGACGAGCTTCGCAAGCTGGTCTTGGTTAAGCCGGGCGACGTATTCTCCCGTGAGCGTCTGAACGAGTCGACCAAGGCAATTGGTGATCGCCTTGGCAAGGAAGGTTATGCCTTTGCCAATGTCAATGCGGCACCGGAAATCGATAAGGAAAAGCGTAAGGTCGCCTTTACCATTTTTGTCGATCCGGGCAAGCGTGTGTATGTCCGGCGCATAAATGTGAGCGGCAATACCAAAACGCGCGATGAAGTGATTCGTCGCGAAATTCGCCAGATGGAAGGCGGCTGGTACGATGCCGACCGTGTGACGGTCTCGAAGCAACGGATCGACCGGCTCGGTTTCTTCACCGATGTGATCGTCGAAACGCCGGCTGTTCCGGGGACGGCCGACCAACTGGATGTGAATCTGAAGGTGACTGAAAAGCCCACCGGAAATCTGATGCTTGGTCTGGGCACTTCAAGTACCGACAAGGTCATTCTTTCCGGTTCCATCGCCCAGAACAATTTTCTGGGCAGTGGCAATAACGTCTCGATCCAGGTCAATTCGGCAAAATCCTATCGTACCTACGTGTTTTCCTATACCAACCCATATTTCACGCCCGATGGCGTGAGCCAGGGGTTCGATGTCTATCATCGTACGGTTAACACTAGTTCGACGGCGATTGCATACTACAGTTCGGCATCGACCGGCGGTGGCATTCGCTTCGGTTTCCCGATCGGCGAGAAGCAGTCTTTAGGTCTTGGATTGGGCGTCGATTTCACTGAAATCACCGTCTATCCTGATAGTCCAAAGTACTATCAGGATTTCGTCAGTGATTTTGGCGACAGCAACCTGTCCGTTCCGCTCAGCTTGAACTGGGCCAGTGACGGCAAGGACAGCTTCTTCTTCCCGACCAAGGGCACCTTCCAGAAGGCAGGCATCGAAGTGGCGGTGCCGGGAGGTGACTTGACCTATTACCGCGCCAACTACCAGCTTCAACACTTCATCCCGTTGAACACCAAATTTACCTTGATGCTGAATGGTGAATTGGGCTATGCCGACGGTTACGGCGGCAAGGGTCTGCCGTTCTACAAGAATTTTTACGCCGGTGGTGTCAGTTCGGTACGGGGCTATAAGGCGTCTTCGCTTGGTCCCATCACTGAAGACTTTCGTATTGGCGGCAATCGCCGGGTAGTCGGCAATGCCGAACTGTTGTGGAGCATTCCCGGCATGGAAAAGAGCCTGCGCATGGGGTGGTTCTTCGATGCCGGGCAAGTCTATGGCAAGGGTCAGAACATTGCGTTGGGCGATCTGCGGTATTCTACCGGTCTCTCTGCCGCCTGGATCTCGCCGATCGGGCCGCTGAAGTTCAGTTTCGGTTTACCGCTCAACAAGCAGGATAACGACAAGTCGGAATCCTTCCAGTTTCAGTTGGGCACCACTTTTTGA
- a CDS encoding OmpH family outer membrane protein yields MKVKSLVLASLMSALFVTGASAAELKVGYVNTQRIFRDAPAAQKAAKKLEGEFAKRDQDLQRMAKQLQGLQENLEKNAVTMAESDRRAKEKEFGELSREFQRKQREFREDLNLRQNEENAAVIEKANKAIKQIAEADKFDLVLQDVVWVSPRLDITDRVIKALAEGK; encoded by the coding sequence TTGAAAGTTAAGTCTCTAGTTCTCGCCTCTTTAATGTCGGCCTTGTTCGTGACTGGGGCTAGCGCGGCGGAATTGAAAGTCGGCTATGTCAATACGCAGCGCATTTTCCGTGATGCGCCGGCTGCGCAGAAGGCGGCAAAGAAGCTCGAAGGCGAATTTGCCAAGCGTGATCAGGATTTGCAGCGCATGGCCAAGCAGTTGCAGGGCCTGCAGGAAAATCTGGAAAAGAATGCCGTGACCATGGCTGAAAGTGACCGTCGCGCCAAGGAAAAGGAATTCGGCGAATTGTCGCGCGAATTCCAGCGCAAGCAGCGTGAATTCCGTGAAGACCTGAACCTGCGTCAGAACGAGGAAAACGCCGCGGTCATTGAAAAAGCCAACAAGGCTATCAAGCAGATTGCCGAAGCGGACAAGTTTGATCTTGTTCTGCAGGACGTCGTTTGGGTCAGCCCCCGTCTGGACATTACCGATCGCGTGATCAAGGCGCTCGCCGAAGGCAAGTAA
- the lpxD gene encoding UDP-3-O-(3-hydroxymyristoyl)glucosamine N-acyltransferase, translated as MPGAAAVALSLAEIAARLGGDVLGDAQIQIRQVATLASASEGDIAFLANLKYKSQLQTTRASAVIVSPDFADAVGLPRIVTRNPYAYYARLATLLNPRVPSAPGVHPAAHTASELPASASIGPNVSIGRGVVLGEGVAIQAGCVLGEGVKVGDGSVLYPNVIIYAACEIGRNAIIHSGVVIGADGFGFAPDQGQWVKIPQIGRVVIGSDVEIGASTTIDRGALDDTLIGDGCKLDNQIQIGHNCVIGKHCVIAACAAIAGSVTLQDNVIVGGAAMIAGHVTIASGAVISGGSLVMKNITKPGQYTSVFPLEEHSHWLHNAAQIRHLAKLAERVSELEKKLKNTDGEV; from the coding sequence ATGCCCGGCGCAGCGGCTGTCGCCCTTTCGCTGGCCGAAATCGCCGCCCGTCTGGGCGGCGATGTGCTTGGTGACGCGCAAATTCAGATTCGGCAGGTTGCGACCCTGGCGTCAGCCAGCGAGGGCGACATTGCCTTCCTGGCCAACCTGAAATACAAAAGCCAGTTACAGACGACCAGGGCATCGGCGGTTATCGTGTCACCGGATTTCGCTGATGCGGTCGGTTTGCCGCGGATTGTGACCCGGAATCCCTACGCCTATTACGCGCGTCTGGCGACGCTACTTAATCCGCGAGTACCTAGCGCACCCGGTGTTCATCCAGCGGCGCATACCGCCTCGGAACTGCCGGCCAGCGCCAGTATCGGGCCAAATGTCAGCATCGGGCGGGGCGTGGTGCTGGGCGAGGGCGTCGCCATTCAGGCCGGGTGCGTGCTTGGCGAGGGCGTCAAGGTTGGCGATGGCAGTGTTTTGTATCCCAATGTCATTATTTACGCCGCTTGCGAAATTGGCCGCAATGCCATCATCCATTCCGGCGTCGTCATCGGTGCCGACGGTTTTGGCTTCGCGCCGGACCAGGGGCAATGGGTAAAGATTCCCCAGATCGGCCGGGTGGTGATTGGTAGCGATGTCGAAATCGGGGCCAGTACGACAATCGACCGTGGGGCGCTCGACGACACCCTGATTGGTGATGGTTGCAAGCTCGACAACCAGATCCAGATCGGTCACAACTGCGTGATCGGCAAGCATTGTGTGATAGCCGCCTGCGCGGCGATTGCCGGCAGCGTGACGCTGCAGGACAACGTAATCGTTGGGGGAGCGGCGATGATCGCCGGGCACGTGACGATCGCGTCGGGCGCGGTAATTTCCGGTGGCTCTCTAGTCATGAAAAATATAACGAAGCCCGGGCAGTACACCAGTGTTTTTCCGCTCGAAGAGCATAGCCACTGGCTACATAACGCGGCTCAAATCCGGCACCTGGCCAAGTTGGCCGAACGCGTTTCCGAACTTGAGAAAAAACTTAAGAATACTGATGGAGAGGTTTGA
- the fabZ gene encoding 3-hydroxyacyl-ACP dehydratase FabZ, with translation MDIHEILEHLPHRYPFLLVDRVLEVIPGKSIHAYKNITMNEPYFVGHFPHHPVMPGVLIMEALAQAAGILSFKTMDAKPDADSVFYFVGIDECRFKKPVTPGDQLHLHIEIARQMRGIWKYKAEARVDGQVVAEATLMCAKRDI, from the coding sequence ATGGATATTCACGAAATACTTGAACACTTGCCACATCGCTATCCCTTCCTGCTCGTCGATCGCGTGCTTGAAGTGATACCCGGCAAATCGATCCATGCCTACAAGAACATCACGATGAACGAGCCGTATTTCGTCGGCCATTTTCCGCACCACCCGGTGATGCCGGGCGTACTGATCATGGAAGCGCTGGCCCAGGCTGCCGGCATCCTGTCGTTCAAGACCATGGATGCCAAGCCGGACGCCGATTCAGTCTTCTACTTCGTCGGAATCGACGAGTGTCGTTTCAAGAAGCCGGTGACTCCGGGCGACCAGTTGCATCTGCATATCGAGATTGCTCGCCAGATGCGCGGTATCTGGAAGTACAAGGCCGAAGCACGCGTTGATGGTCAGGTGGTGGCCGAAGCAACACTGATGTGTGCCAAGCGGGATATCTGA
- the lpxA gene encoding acyl-ACP--UDP-N-acetylglucosamine O-acyltransferase, with product MNMIHPTAIVDPGAKIGANVEIGPYSLVGPNVEIGDNTVIGPHVVIKGHTRIGRENRIFQFCSLGEVPQDKKYAGEPTRLEIGDRNMIREFCTFNLGTVQDAGVTRIGDDNWIMAYVHIAHDCQVGNKTTFANNSQLAGHVVVEDWAILGGFTGVHQFCRIGAHVMTAVSTVILQDVPPYLMAAGNTATPYGINVEGLKRRGFTAESLSALKRAYRTLYKSGLLLEEAKLKLAEEAKTQPDVQRFVDFLAVSKRGIIR from the coding sequence CTGAATATGATTCATCCGACAGCCATTGTCGATCCGGGTGCCAAAATTGGCGCCAACGTCGAGATCGGCCCCTATTCACTGGTCGGTCCGAACGTCGAGATCGGCGACAACACGGTGATCGGTCCGCACGTGGTGATCAAGGGGCATACCCGCATCGGCCGTGAGAATCGTATCTTCCAGTTCTGTTCGCTCGGAGAAGTGCCGCAGGACAAGAAATACGCCGGCGAGCCGACCCGTTTGGAAATCGGCGATCGCAACATGATCCGCGAGTTCTGCACCTTCAATCTGGGCACCGTCCAGGATGCCGGTGTGACCCGGATCGGCGACGACAACTGGATCATGGCCTACGTGCATATCGCCCACGATTGCCAGGTCGGCAACAAGACCACCTTCGCCAATAATTCCCAACTGGCCGGTCATGTTGTGGTCGAGGACTGGGCCATTCTTGGCGGTTTTACCGGCGTGCACCAGTTTTGCCGTATCGGCGCCCATGTCATGACGGCAGTCAGTACCGTGATTCTGCAGGACGTGCCGCCTTACCTGATGGCGGCCGGTAACACGGCGACTCCTTACGGCATCAATGTCGAAGGCCTGAAGCGCCGAGGATTTACGGCCGAGTCGCTGTCTGCACTGAAGCGCGCCTATCGCACGCTGTACAAGTCCGGTCTGCTGCTCGAGGAAGCCAAGCTCAAACTGGCCGAGGAAGCCAAGACGCAACCTGATGTCCAGCGTTTTGTCGATTTCCTGGCAGTCTCCAAGCGCGGCATCATCCGCTGA